A window of Chengkuizengella sediminis contains these coding sequences:
- a CDS encoding DUF2269 family protein — MKLLILVHVLSAVIGVGPIFFIHILLRKKQSVEDIRFSMKIAKKLLLFPKIGGLTAVLTGVLIILLNDYGSFFQLWLVGSLVLYIIAQVILLGFIAPRMKKIALWLFDPKNKSETDLPLEIITLRNQVNSLFYISTTLILFIFVLMILKPFVFV; from the coding sequence ATGAAACTTTTAATATTAGTACATGTGTTATCGGCTGTAATAGGTGTTGGACCAATTTTTTTCATCCATATATTATTAAGAAAAAAACAATCTGTTGAAGATATACGTTTTTCTATGAAAATAGCAAAAAAATTACTGCTTTTCCCTAAGATTGGGGGGTTAACTGCAGTTTTAACTGGAGTCTTAATTATACTTTTAAATGATTATGGCTCCTTCTTTCAATTATGGTTAGTTGGTTCCTTAGTTTTATATATCATCGCTCAAGTTATTTTATTAGGTTTTATAGCCCCAAGAATGAAAAAAATAGCTTTATGGTTATTTGATCCAAAAAATAAAAGCGAAACGGATTTACCTTTAGAAATTATAACATTACGAAATCAAGTAAACTCATTGTTTTACATTAGTACTACACTGATATTATTCATTTTTGTATTAATGATACTTAAACCTTTTGTATTTGTATAA
- a CDS encoding HRDC domain-containing protein has product MKKELIYLNTLKKETEKNKKSTTQVNLFALDSSWQLNWKVISEDGEVIKDLNIEKKDFEAIVLQLRLEFKQCIGQGYLPLFFDHFNQSKALSPKNKRTQSLFYYSEQMTNPDLFEMLRRWRREESEKLNKPPYIISSNRVLKMLSTFIPKTKEELLQIPGYATTKVEQYGEEIINLTKQFERTTTFPLDWVEEQIDVQHFDEWLYKNQLMK; this is encoded by the coding sequence ATGAAAAAGGAACTCATTTATTTGAATACGTTAAAGAAGGAAACAGAAAAAAACAAAAAAAGCACTACACAAGTAAATTTATTTGCATTAGATTCATCTTGGCAATTAAATTGGAAGGTAATTAGTGAAGATGGAGAGGTTATAAAGGATTTGAACATTGAAAAGAAAGACTTTGAAGCAATTGTTTTGCAATTACGTTTAGAATTTAAACAATGTATTGGGCAAGGTTATCTTCCGTTATTTTTTGATCATTTTAACCAGTCTAAGGCTTTATCTCCAAAAAACAAGCGAACACAAAGTTTGTTTTATTATAGTGAGCAGATGACAAACCCAGACTTGTTTGAGATGTTGAGAAGATGGAGAAGGGAGGAATCTGAAAAACTAAATAAACCTCCTTATATTATTTCTTCTAACCGAGTATTAAAAATGTTGAGCACATTTATTCCAAAAACAAAGGAAGAGTTGTTACAAATCCCTGGATATGCAACAACAAAGGTTGAACAATATGGTGAAGAAATTATAAATTTAACTAAACAATTTGAACGAACAACCACTTTTCCTCTTGATTGGGTTGAAGAACAAATTGATGTTCAACATTTTGATGAATGGTTATACAAAAATCAACTGATGAAATAA
- the mgtE gene encoding magnesium transporter gives MKHSQIENVLLTVIKYIKDYKKEEVQDLFDELQPYDIAELYKALPVKHRLKFILCLSPKQLAVLIQELESDLQLDILHALGIEKSSQVMDLMENDDLADLLNQLSDEKMEEFLSSMQKEESKTVQNLMQYPPETAGGMMTNRYVWIRSYYSVREAIDKIKAFAQIAENIYYLYVLDEEKKLVGVVSYRDLLLADIQDTIKDIMYNRVISVPVTMDQEHVATIIERYDFIAVPVVDEEHRLAGIITVDDVIDVMITEANEDIQKLSASSKSIDFNTGVLSASLRRLPWLVLLLFVGLLSGGVISNFETTLKSVVALTFFMPMIAGMTGNTGTQSLAIAVRGLVTQHLDKTSFFKLLFREIGVGFIIGTVCGLLISVISFVWQGNAVLSFVIGVSLFLTLIIGTLAGTIIPLILYQFKVDPAIASGPLITTLNDIFSLTVYFGLATLFISYF, from the coding sequence ATGAAACATTCACAAATTGAAAATGTTCTCTTAACTGTAATTAAATACATTAAAGATTATAAAAAAGAAGAAGTTCAAGATTTATTTGATGAGCTACAACCTTATGATATTGCTGAACTGTACAAAGCTCTGCCAGTTAAACATAGATTGAAATTTATTTTATGTTTATCACCAAAACAACTAGCAGTATTAATACAAGAGCTGGAAAGTGACCTACAGTTAGATATTTTACATGCTTTAGGGATTGAAAAATCATCACAAGTTATGGATTTAATGGAAAACGATGATCTTGCAGATTTATTAAATCAATTATCAGACGAAAAAATGGAAGAGTTTTTGTCTTCGATGCAAAAAGAAGAATCCAAAACGGTTCAAAATTTGATGCAATACCCACCTGAAACTGCAGGTGGAATGATGACGAATCGTTATGTATGGATTCGCAGTTATTATTCTGTACGTGAAGCCATAGATAAAATAAAAGCATTTGCTCAAATTGCTGAAAATATTTACTACCTTTACGTATTAGATGAAGAAAAAAAGTTAGTTGGTGTTGTTTCATACAGAGATTTATTGCTAGCTGATATTCAAGACACGATAAAAGATATCATGTATAACCGAGTCATCTCTGTGCCTGTTACAATGGATCAGGAACATGTCGCTACGATCATTGAAAGGTATGACTTTATAGCGGTTCCTGTAGTGGACGAAGAACACAGGCTCGCGGGTATCATTACCGTTGATGATGTTATTGATGTAATGATAACAGAAGCCAATGAAGATATCCAAAAATTATCTGCAAGTAGTAAATCAATTGATTTTAATACAGGTGTACTATCAGCCTCACTTCGCCGCCTTCCGTGGTTAGTTCTTTTATTATTTGTTGGATTATTGTCAGGTGGAGTAATTTCAAATTTTGAAACAACATTAAAAAGTGTAGTTGCATTGACCTTTTTTATGCCTATGATTGCTGGTATGACTGGTAATACAGGTACGCAGTCTTTAGCCATTGCTGTTCGAGGTCTCGTAACTCAACACTTAGATAAAACATCATTTTTCAAATTGTTATTTCGAGAAATTGGTGTTGGTTTTATCATTGGTACTGTATGTGGACTACTAATTTCAGTAATCTCCTTTGTTTGGCAAGGAAATGCAGTGCTTAGTTTCGTCATTGGCGTTTCATTATTTTTAACATTGATTATTGGTACATTAGCAGGTACAATTATCCCACTAATTTTATATCAGTTTAAAGTAGACCCAGCAATCGCTTCTGGACCACTCATTACAACGTTAAATGATATTTTTTCATTGACAGTTTATTTCGGTCTAGCTACCCTATTCATAAGTTATTTCTAG
- the metA gene encoding homoserine O-acetyltransferase MetA produces MPVKIPDHLPAKEILNNENIFVMDESRAFHQDIRPLKVIMLNLMPTKETTETQILRLLSNTPLQVEFTLIHPKTHASKNTSQEHLKQFYKTFEEVRHLRFDGMIITGAPVETLDFEDVNYWEELKDIMEWSKAQVTSTLHICWASQAGLFHHYDIPKYLLNEKIFGVFQHQLNVKNVKLFRGFDELFNAPQSRHTEIRREDIEKHENLEILSESEEAGVYIVGTKDGKQIFVTGHAEYDAETLKWEYDRDINKGMECAVPKNYYPMDDPTNKPYNTWRAHGSLLFSNWLNYYVYQETTFDWVI; encoded by the coding sequence ATGCCCGTTAAGATTCCAGATCATCTCCCTGCTAAAGAAATATTAAATAATGAGAATATATTCGTAATGGATGAGTCCAGAGCGTTCCATCAGGACATTCGTCCATTGAAGGTGATTATGTTAAATTTAATGCCTACGAAGGAAACGACAGAAACACAAATCTTGCGGTTGTTAAGTAATACCCCTTTACAAGTAGAATTTACCTTGATTCATCCTAAAACACATGCAAGTAAAAACACATCGCAAGAACATTTAAAACAATTTTATAAAACGTTTGAAGAAGTTAGGCATTTGCGTTTTGATGGGATGATTATTACCGGGGCACCTGTTGAAACTTTAGACTTTGAAGATGTGAATTATTGGGAAGAATTAAAGGATATTATGGAATGGTCCAAAGCACAAGTTACTTCAACACTACACATTTGTTGGGCTTCACAAGCAGGTTTATTCCATCATTATGATATTCCGAAGTATTTATTAAACGAAAAAATATTCGGAGTATTTCAACATCAATTGAATGTGAAAAATGTGAAATTATTTAGAGGTTTTGATGAATTATTTAATGCTCCACAATCAAGACATACAGAAATACGAAGAGAAGACATTGAAAAACATGAAAATCTGGAAATATTATCTGAGTCAGAAGAGGCAGGGGTATATATTGTAGGAACAAAAGATGGGAAACAAATTTTTGTTACAGGTCATGCTGAGTACGATGCAGAGACTTTAAAATGGGAATACGACAGAGACATAAATAAAGGAATGGAATGTGCTGTTCCTAAAAATTATTACCCAATGGATGACCCTACTAATAAGCCTTATAATACTTGGAGAGCGCATGGAAGTTTGCTGTTTTCCAATTGGTTGAACTATTATGTATATCAAGAAACAACATTTGACTGGGTTATTTAA
- a CDS encoding aminotransferase class I/II-fold pyridoxal phosphate-dependent enzyme encodes MRIESRLAQIGSQADPKTGAVNYPIYHATAFRHPKLGESTGFDYARTKSPTRAILEDAIADLENGDAGFACSSGMAALQTIFALFSQGDHLIVSLDLYGGTYRLLEQTMSRFGVTSSYVDTNDIDDMEKLVTPHTKAVLIETPTNPLMMVTDIEKVSAWANSKNMLTIVDNTLLSPYFQRPLELGADIIIHSASKYLGGHNDVIAGLIITKGKQLSEKMFELHNSIGAILGPQDCWLLMRGMKTLALRMERHQENATKIAEFLLEHPMVDEVFYPGLLTHPAYEVQSRQSSGNTGIFSFKMKDARMIEPILRHIEIIAFAESLGGVESLMTYPSVQTHADIPKEIREKVGVDDRLLRYSVGIEHVEDLITDLSQAFDKARKEVDGRY; translated from the coding sequence ATGAGAATAGAAAGCCGCTTAGCCCAAATAGGTTCACAAGCTGATCCTAAAACGGGGGCTGTCAATTATCCGATCTATCATGCAACTGCTTTTAGACATCCAAAGCTTGGGGAAAGTACTGGATTTGATTATGCTAGAACTAAAAGTCCTACACGTGCCATATTAGAAGATGCCATAGCAGACTTAGAAAATGGAGATGCTGGATTTGCATGCAGCTCAGGAATGGCTGCTTTACAGACTATATTTGCTTTATTTTCACAAGGTGACCATTTAATTGTTTCATTAGATCTTTACGGTGGGACATATAGATTGTTAGAGCAAACGATGTCACGATTTGGTGTTACCTCAAGTTATGTAGACACTAATGATATTGATGATATGGAAAAACTTGTAACTCCACATACGAAAGCGGTTTTAATCGAAACGCCAACAAACCCTTTAATGATGGTGACAGATATTGAGAAAGTCAGTGCATGGGCAAATTCGAAAAATATGCTTACCATTGTGGATAATACTTTGCTTTCTCCATATTTTCAAAGACCACTTGAATTAGGTGCGGATATTATCATTCATAGTGCCTCAAAATACCTTGGCGGACATAATGATGTGATTGCTGGGTTAATTATTACCAAAGGTAAACAGTTATCAGAGAAGATGTTTGAGCTTCATAATTCCATTGGTGCTATTTTAGGACCTCAGGATTGTTGGTTATTAATGAGAGGGATGAAGACGTTAGCACTTCGAATGGAACGTCATCAAGAAAATGCAACGAAAATAGCCGAATTTTTACTTGAGCATCCAATGGTAGATGAAGTTTTTTATCCTGGTTTACTTACACATCCTGCATATGAAGTTCAAAGTAGACAATCTTCAGGAAACACAGGTATTTTTTCTTTTAAAATGAAAGATGCGAGAATGATTGAACCCATTTTACGTCATATTGAAATTATTGCATTTGCTGAGAGTTTGGGGGGAGTAGAATCACTAATGACTTATCCTTCAGTACAGACTCATGCTGATATTCCAAAAGAAATTCGTGAAAAAGTAGGTGTAGATGATCGTTTATTACGTTATTCAGTAGGTATAGAGCATGTTGAGGATTTAATTACAGATTTATCTCAGGCTTTTGATAAGGCAAGAAAAGAGGTTGATGGAAGATATTGA
- a CDS encoding MDR family MFS transporter, which produces MIQQKQINTKIVLLGLMIGMFFSALEQTVVGTAMPTIIGELNGFEIFAWVTTAYLITSTAVIPIVGKISDLFGRRYLYLTGMVIFIVGSALCATATTMEQLIIFRGIQGIGGGMIMPLSQTIVGDIFTAEQRAKWQGVFGAIFGLSSVIGPLVGGFFVDTISWHWIFLINVPFGLLSATLIFIGMKNEIVKNTKKVAIGLTSKISLVIAAIMLLIGLILGGGAFEWNSIESYLIFGISLFIFILFGFIKRKELNIDFFGIMTLIPALTSLLLGLTFGGDKFAWMSLTSYFIFGASLLLLIIFIFIERKTDEPILDLSLFKNRVFATTNGLGFLLGLGMFGAIMFVPMFMQAILGVSPTKAGSTMTPMMFALIIASVIGGRLLLKIKYRTNLTVGMIIACIGFFLMSTMGLDSTIWTAYGFMIVMGFGMGLVMPTLMIAVQNAFPKEQLGSVTSASTFFRSIGGTIGVTIFNVVMNNTLTDKMTEVSNQQTDPLVASTLTTLGGEPDDLFGILINPGILQNVFQLPQDTANGVLYAIQSAWSQSFSFVFLTGLSVLALGIFVALAVGNGRIKRDKDKKSVIIGKEEKKQGIKKDLVTE; this is translated from the coding sequence ATGATACAACAAAAACAAATAAATACAAAAATTGTTCTTTTAGGTTTAATGATCGGTATGTTTTTCAGTGCACTTGAACAAACCGTAGTTGGTACGGCTATGCCGACCATTATTGGTGAGTTAAATGGTTTTGAAATTTTTGCTTGGGTAACAACAGCATACTTAATTACATCAACTGCTGTTATTCCTATTGTTGGGAAAATATCTGATTTATTTGGAAGACGATACTTATACTTAACTGGAATGGTCATTTTCATTGTAGGATCTGCATTGTGTGCAACTGCAACTACAATGGAACAATTAATCATTTTTCGCGGAATTCAAGGTATCGGTGGCGGTATGATTATGCCATTATCGCAAACCATTGTTGGAGATATTTTCACAGCTGAACAGCGTGCGAAATGGCAAGGGGTATTTGGAGCTATTTTCGGATTGAGTTCAGTTATCGGTCCTTTAGTTGGTGGCTTTTTTGTAGATACAATTAGCTGGCACTGGATCTTTTTAATTAATGTACCATTTGGACTTTTATCTGCTACGTTAATTTTTATAGGGATGAAAAATGAAATTGTAAAAAATACAAAAAAAGTCGCCATTGGATTGACGAGTAAAATTTCTTTAGTTATAGCCGCTATCATGCTTTTAATTGGATTAATTTTAGGTGGAGGTGCCTTCGAATGGAATTCCATAGAAAGTTACTTGATTTTTGGAATTTCACTCTTCATTTTTATATTGTTTGGTTTTATAAAACGGAAAGAACTAAATATTGATTTTTTTGGAATCATGACATTAATTCCAGCACTTACTTCACTATTGCTCGGTTTAACTTTCGGGGGAGATAAATTTGCTTGGATGTCATTAACTAGTTATTTCATATTTGGTGCTTCCCTGCTATTACTCATTATCTTTATTTTTATTGAACGAAAAACGGATGAACCGATATTAGATCTAAGTCTATTTAAAAATAGAGTATTTGCCACAACTAATGGTTTAGGGTTTTTATTAGGTTTGGGTATGTTTGGTGCCATCATGTTTGTTCCAATGTTTATGCAGGCTATCTTAGGCGTTTCACCAACTAAAGCGGGGTCTACAATGACTCCGATGATGTTTGCATTGATTATTGCAAGTGTCATAGGTGGACGTTTATTGTTAAAGATTAAATATCGAACTAATCTCACCGTAGGTATGATCATAGCATGTATTGGATTTTTCCTTATGAGTACGATGGGGCTCGATTCAACGATTTGGACAGCATATGGTTTTATGATTGTAATGGGATTTGGAATGGGATTAGTCATGCCTACCTTAATGATCGCAGTCCAAAATGCATTTCCAAAAGAACAATTAGGTTCAGTGACATCTGCATCCACATTTTTCAGATCCATTGGAGGTACCATTGGAGTTACCATCTTTAATGTTGTGATGAACAATACACTAACAGATAAAATGACCGAGGTATCTAATCAACAAACGGATCCACTCGTCGCTTCCACTTTAACTACGTTAGGTGGGGAGCCTGATGATTTATTTGGAATTTTAATCAATCCTGGAATTTTACAAAACGTGTTTCAACTTCCGCAAGATACAGCTAACGGAGTTCTTTACGCAATCCAAAGTGCATGGTCACAATCGTTTTCATTCGTGTTTTTAACAGGACTAAGTGTATTAGCATTGGGTATATTTGTTGCTCTAGCAGTTGGTAATGGGCGTATTAAGCGTGATAAAGATAAAAAATCCGTGATTATTGGAAAAGAAGAGAAAAAACAAGGGATCAAAAAAGACCTAGTGACGGAGTAA
- a CDS encoding TetR/AcrR family transcriptional regulator: MSDKRKNIMESAMKLISQKGYHATSMKEIADDIGMAKGSIYNYFDSKEDLMISLLRYYFDPMYEKVEMVRENEGYLLPKEIFTRQLMVQMEQQSKYKEFIKMIMSEQVSQINEEIKQFMFKIRAKTINWVTRHIIEIYGEEVKKYAYDCATILIGMMREYMFYVIIDKKKIEIERLPNLLIAVLDQVVDNFKQTQNEPFLTEDLLENFINIEEEIRKTTIKKIKKIINETENLLTNLNVNKNVKNKISASLVAMDEELEQENPRIIILEGLMLVLENAGVSKLDEYIKELNSKLGALT, translated from the coding sequence ATGAGTGATAAGCGGAAGAATATTATGGAATCTGCAATGAAATTAATTTCTCAAAAAGGATACCATGCAACATCTATGAAAGAGATTGCTGATGATATTGGTATGGCTAAAGGATCAATATACAATTATTTTGATTCAAAAGAGGACCTTATGATATCCCTGTTGAGATATTATTTCGATCCTATGTATGAGAAAGTAGAAATGGTTCGAGAAAATGAAGGTTATTTATTACCAAAAGAAATTTTTACTAGACAATTAATGGTACAAATGGAACAACAGTCTAAATATAAAGAATTTATAAAAATGATCATGAGTGAACAGGTTTCTCAAATTAATGAAGAAATAAAACAATTTATGTTTAAGATTAGGGCAAAAACTATCAATTGGGTAACAAGACACATTATTGAGATTTATGGAGAAGAAGTAAAAAAATATGCTTATGATTGTGCAACAATATTAATCGGTATGATGAGAGAGTATATGTTTTATGTCATTATTGATAAAAAGAAAATTGAAATCGAACGGTTGCCAAATTTATTAATAGCTGTACTAGATCAAGTGGTAGATAATTTTAAACAGACTCAAAATGAACCCTTTCTAACAGAAGATTTATTGGAAAATTTCATAAATATAGAAGAAGAAATAAGAAAAACTACAATTAAAAAAATCAAGAAAATAATAAACGAGACAGAGAACCTATTAACGAATTTAAATGTAAATAAAAATGTAAAGAATAAAATAAGCGCTTCTTTAGTAGCCATGGATGAAGAATTGGAGCAAGAAAACCCACGAATTATCATTTTAGAAGGGCTTATGTTAGTTCTAGAAAATGCAGGAGTTTCTAAACTAGACGAATATATTAAGGAGTTGAACTCAAAGTTAGGAGCTTTAACTTAA
- the mqnC gene encoding cyclic dehypoxanthinyl futalosine synthase, which produces MSQIDQILNKAISGERLTLEDGVVLFESDEIEKIGQAANKKMLQFHPDPITTFVIGRNINYTNFCDVYCKFCAFYRPPGHEEGYVLSNEVIFQKIQETLDVGGTEILMQGGVNPDLPFEYYLNLLEEIKQRFHIHMHSLSTVEIRKMKEMSGLPYEEVLKKLHEAGLDSLPGAGAEMLIDRIRNKVSRLKGSWREWMDIHQAAHKVGMNTTATMVIGFGETIEERVLHMLRVRDAQDECVQNKWNSAGFLAYIIWTFQPDNTNYKQEKASSDDYLKTLAISRLMIDNIPNFQASWVTLGAEIGKKSLEYGCNDFGSTMMEENVVSAAGTTHKVNIETILKLIREAGKIPAQRNTAYDTLKVFNEGSSVDKDFIMQN; this is translated from the coding sequence ATGAGTCAAATAGATCAAATTTTAAATAAAGCAATATCAGGTGAAAGATTAACTTTAGAAGATGGTGTTGTTTTATTTGAATCTGATGAGATTGAAAAAATCGGTCAAGCTGCGAATAAAAAAATGCTTCAATTTCATCCAGACCCTATCACTACATTTGTGATTGGTAGGAATATAAATTATACAAATTTTTGTGATGTGTACTGTAAGTTTTGTGCCTTTTATCGACCACCCGGTCATGAAGAAGGATATGTACTATCTAATGAAGTGATATTTCAAAAAATCCAAGAAACCTTAGATGTAGGTGGTACTGAAATATTAATGCAGGGTGGTGTAAACCCTGATCTTCCATTTGAATATTATTTAAATTTATTGGAAGAAATTAAACAAAGATTTCATATTCATATGCATTCACTGTCAACCGTTGAAATTCGTAAAATGAAAGAAATGTCAGGTTTACCTTACGAAGAAGTGTTGAAGAAATTACATGAAGCAGGTTTGGATTCCCTTCCTGGGGCTGGAGCAGAAATGCTTATTGATCGAATTCGTAATAAAGTCAGCCGATTAAAAGGATCATGGAGAGAATGGATGGACATTCATCAAGCAGCACATAAAGTGGGCATGAATACAACCGCAACCATGGTCATCGGGTTTGGTGAAACTATAGAAGAAAGAGTACTGCACATGTTGAGAGTTAGAGATGCTCAGGATGAATGCGTACAGAATAAGTGGAATTCAGCTGGATTTTTGGCCTATATTATTTGGACTTTTCAACCGGATAACACAAATTATAAACAAGAAAAAGCATCGTCTGATGATTATTTGAAAACATTAGCAATCAGCCGATTAATGATAGATAATATACCTAATTTTCAAGCTTCTTGGGTGACATTAGGAGCGGAAATAGGAAAGAAATCATTAGAATATGGCTGTAACGATTTTGGCAGTACGATGATGGAAGAAAATGTGGTGTCTGCTGCAGGTACAACGCATAAGGTGAATATAGAAACGATTTTAAAATTAATTCGTGAAGCTGGAAAAATACCAGCTCAAAGAAATACAGCTTATGACACTTTAAAAGTATTTAATGAAGGTTCAAGTGTTGATAAAGATTTTATTATGCAAAATTAA
- the ytxC gene encoding putative sporulation protein YtxC: MDLITINMENFSEDEIQRCYAKLQTGISLLHKKNKQKKKIFKIIKVDNNLISTGVLPQFQLNKHAAMLYHSISQSLADFIITDLQNILLHRLLKKEQPHFDKNEISRLNEYCTDLLNESSQSTSFIRKKHQKIEEQLVQYIENNTHLNLDAFIRFRLQFYLKELNEVVEYAIEEYISDQQYKEFMSLLKSFVFSQEHKVSTVHIIHDGEKDFLILDEQLKCLDKSDDTNSEAYDKNFDDLIITKLVSLSPQKIVIHTRKPEMQVIHVIEQIFEKRTIVCNRCNVCEKILSNYQKVEK; this comes from the coding sequence ATGGACCTGATTACAATCAATATGGAGAATTTTTCAGAAGATGAAATACAAAGATGTTATGCAAAATTACAAACGGGAATTTCCCTTTTACATAAAAAAAATAAGCAGAAAAAAAAGATTTTTAAAATTATAAAAGTGGATAATAACCTTATTAGTACAGGTGTTTTACCACAATTTCAACTAAATAAACATGCAGCAATGCTGTATCACTCTATAAGTCAATCACTTGCAGACTTTATCATAACCGATTTACAAAATATACTTCTTCATCGGCTTTTGAAAAAAGAGCAGCCTCATTTTGATAAAAATGAAATTTCAAGGTTGAATGAATATTGCACTGACCTTTTAAACGAATCATCCCAATCTACAAGTTTCATTCGAAAAAAACATCAAAAAATAGAAGAGCAATTGGTTCAATATATTGAAAATAATACACATCTTAATTTAGACGCATTTATTCGTTTTAGACTGCAGTTTTATCTAAAAGAACTTAATGAAGTCGTTGAATATGCTATTGAAGAGTATATTAGTGATCAACAATATAAAGAATTTATGTCCTTGTTAAAATCGTTTGTTTTTTCACAGGAGCATAAAGTATCAACAGTCCACATTATTCATGATGGGGAAAAAGATTTTCTGATTCTAGATGAGCAGTTGAAATGTTTAGATAAGAGTGATGATACAAATAGTGAGGCTTATGACAAAAATTTTGATGATCTTATTATAACAAAATTAGTGTCTTTATCTCCCCAAAAAATAGTGATCCATACCAGAAAACCTGAAATGCAAGTCATTCACGTCATCGAGCAAATTTTTGAAAAACGTACTATTGTTTGTAATAGGTGTAATGTGTGTGAGAAGATTCTTTCAAATTATCAAAAGGTGGAAAAATAA